CATCTTCATCTGGGGCGTTAAATACAGATCCGTCTTGAACGATAGCAGAAATTCTTCTTAGTCCTATTTTCCCTTGCTCTAGTAGCTCGCTTGAAATTTGAATATCCAAAACACCGTAAAGGTTGGAAAAAGAAGATATAGTTTTTAAATTTATATTTCTCTCAAGATACCTTTCTTGCTGCTCAAAGTGAATCTTATCGACACTCATTCCATTATACCAAACGACTTTTAAATTTTCAGCCATATCTGCACAAGCTTTCGTTTATTCTTTTACTACTAAGGATTTTGCTCCTAGAGCTTTTATATCCTTGTCCGATATGCTAAATATTAAATAATCCTCTTTTATGTCTGAAGTCTTTTTGAACTCCTTTATTTTAGTTTTTCCTTGATCGGCATAAAGTACCAATACACCTACATAAGGAACGTTTTCTTTGTCTATTTTCACGATAGACGCATTGGCATTTGGTTGAATTTGAAGTTTAATGGAGTCAATCTTATCTCTTCCTAGTACTTCGTTTTCTTTTGCAATAAGATCCATCTCGGTAGCCTCTTCAAACTTCTTAATATCGCTTAACTGATAAACTATAACAGTTATTGGAACATTATCGCCGCGATTATTTAAGTTTGAGTTAGGCATATTGTTTATGCCAACTTGTATCTGACCACAACCTACCATAAATATCATAAAAATAGTTGCTAAAAGCGCTTTTTTAAACATAACTAATAACCTTGAATAGTATATCTGTACAAGTATATCAAAGTAAATTTAAAATACTATTAAGGTAAATAATTTTATGATTTTAACTAATAATAGCTATCAGATTTTAAATATATAGGGGTTTTAAATGCAGTTATATTATGAGTTGAATAACAATTTTTCCAATGATATTTTTTTGGATGAGCTGCAAGACGAGATGTCTAAATACAAAACACTAGCTCACGAAACCATAAAATGGGATAGGGTTTTTGATTGTTCTTATCAAATTTTACAATCATTCTCTCTCGATACGAAATTTTTTAGCTTTTTGTGCATAGCGGCTACGAATATAAATTTCCCCAAAAACTATGAAATTCTGAAAGACGTTTTAGAATTTTTTTTAGAAGTATTCAAAGATGATCCGCAAAGGCTTGGCCAAACGGAAAAACTACTAGCTATAAAAAGAAAAATTTTTATTAATTCATTGGACGGTTTTATAGAAGAATTGAATAAACAAAATTTGAATTGTCCTCAAAATTTTGTAGACTCCATGGTCTTTTTACTAAACGAACTAGAAAAAATTATAGATCATAAATTTGTAAATATCGATATCTCGGCTTACTCGTCAAAGCAATCCGAATCTGAAAATGTACAACCGTCGCATACACAAATCGCCAACCAGCCTCAAAGTAATACGCATGCTACGCTTTCTTTGAATTTTGCAACTCATACGGATATTAAAGCCATCAATGATAGGGAATATAGAGACTTTTTTGTAAATTTATCTCTTGAGCTTCTTAAGGATGACTTACAAAACATAAACGCATATGCTATTTTTATGCAAGCGCTATGGGGCAGAATTAAGGCTTTGCCTACAAACAGCGATTTTATCTCGCCAGTTAGATATCCTGATCAAAATTTGATTATAAACATTAAAAATATTGAATCGCTGAATTTAGAAAATTTAATACTTTTTATACGAAATTTGGTCTTAAATCCTTTTTGGATAGACGGTTTAATGATATTTTGTAAATTTTTAAGAAAAAACAATCTATTTTTCATAGAAAATTATATATCAGAACAAACTGCCGTATTTTTAAACAACCATATAGATATACGAAAATTAAAATTTCAAAATTCGGAAGACATGTGTCCTAAAGAAACTTTTGATTTTTTTATGAGCCAAAAGAATACTAAACCAAAAAATACTTCCGACAAAAATATCAATGATTTAGATATAAATGAAATTTTAATAGACATAAATGCCAAAAATACAACCAACAACTCGAGAGAAAATTTAAACTCTATGCTTTTAATGGCGAGTGCCTTTTCCGACAAAGGCATGAAAAGCAACGCAAAAACCATATACGCTCAAATAGTAAATTTTATAGAAAATACCGAACTAAAAGAGTATCTTTCCGATATATATGAAGAAGCGAAATCATTTTAAAACTGTAAACCGATAAAATACTTAAATAGTATTTAATATTTTTTTAAATATAATCTAGGAATTAATTTTAAATTCAAACTAAGGACACAATATGGCCGAAAACTCCGTTGCACCTAAAGAACGTATAAATATAACGTATAAAACCAAAACGAATAACCAAGAGGCCGATGTAGAGCTACCGCTTAAACTTATGGTTATGGCAAACCTGACCGGCTATAACGACACTCCGCTTGAAGAGCGAGAGGTAGTGTCCATAAATAAAATCAATTTCGACCAAGTAATGCAAAAAATGGATATAAAAACAAATTTTACCGTAGAGAATAAGTTGGGCTTGGGCTCAGATGAGATCAACGTAGAGCTTAAAATATCAAATATGAAAGACTTCTCTCCGGATAACATAGCAAAACAAATTCCTGAAATAAATCAACTTTTGGAACTAAGAAAAGCGCTGGTGTCGCTAAAAGGTCCGATGGGAAATATTCCTGATTTCAGAAAAGCAGTTTTGGATGCATTAAAAGACAAGAAAACAAAACAAGAGCTTCTTTTAGAAATAAAAGACTCTCAAGACGTAAAATGAGGAAGTAAAATGCAAGAAGTAAAAGTTAAAACGCCTATTATCGAAAGTATTATGGAAAAAAGCAAGTACTCCAAAGACGACGAAAGCTATAGTATAGTAAAAAAGGGCGTAGCGGAATTTATCTCAAATATAGTAACGTCCCAAAACCCGGAAGAGAAGATAAATAAACTTGCTCTCGATGAAATGATAGCCCACATAGACGACCTTTTGTCAAAGCAAATGGATGAAGTGCTTCACAATAAAGATTTCCAAAAACTCGAGTCGACATGGAGAGGTATCCGCTTTTTAGTAGAGAGAACAAATTTTAACGAAAATATCAAAATTGTCCTCTCCGACATAACCAAAGAAGAAGCTCTTGAGGATTTTGATTCGAATTTGGATATCACGCAAAGCGTAATGTATAAGCAGGTTTACTCCCATGAATACGGCCAGTTCGGCGGAGAGCCGATAGGGGCGATTATAGGCGATTACGAGCTTGACAAAACCAATACCGATATGACGTTTTTAAACAAGATGTCCTCTATCGCCGCAATGAGCCACTCTCCGTTTCTAACATCTTTATCCTCAAAATTCTTTGGGCTAGAAAACTATGCCGAGCTAGAAAATATAAAAGACATGAAAAGTATGCTTGAAGGCCCTCAATACACCAGATGGAGAACCTTTAGGGAAAACGAGGATGCAAAATACGTGGGCTTACTAGCAACCAGGTTTTTAACTCGTTCGCCTTATTTACCGGAGGATAATCCTATAAAAAGTTTTAACTATAGAGAAAACGTAGAAGGCTCTCACGAGCA
Above is a window of Campylobacter showae DNA encoding:
- the tssJ gene encoding type VI secretion system lipoprotein TssJ, with amino-acid sequence MFKKALLATIFMIFMVGCGQIQVGINNMPNSNLNNRGDNVPITVIVYQLSDIKKFEEATEMDLIAKENEVLGRDKIDSIKLQIQPNANASIVKIDKENVPYVGVLVLYADQGKTKIKEFKKTSDIKEDYLIFSISDKDIKALGAKSLVVKE
- a CDS encoding type VI secretion system domain-containing protein; the protein is MQLYYELNNNFSNDIFLDELQDEMSKYKTLAHETIKWDRVFDCSYQILQSFSLDTKFFSFLCIAATNINFPKNYEILKDVLEFFLEVFKDDPQRLGQTEKLLAIKRKIFINSLDGFIEELNKQNLNCPQNFVDSMVFLLNELEKIIDHKFVNIDISAYSSKQSESENVQPSHTQIANQPQSNTHATLSLNFATHTDIKAINDREYRDFFVNLSLELLKDDLQNINAYAIFMQALWGRIKALPTNSDFISPVRYPDQNLIINIKNIESLNLENLILFIRNLVLNPFWIDGLMIFCKFLRKNNLFFIENYISEQTAVFLNNHIDIRKLKFQNSEDMCPKETFDFFMSQKNTKPKNTSDKNINDLDINEILIDINAKNTTNNSRENLNSMLLMASAFSDKGMKSNAKTIYAQIVNFIENTELKEYLSDIYEEAKSF
- the tssC gene encoding type VI secretion system contractile sheath large subunit; the encoded protein is MQEVKVKTPIIESIMEKSKYSKDDESYSIVKKGVAEFISNIVTSQNPEEKINKLALDEMIAHIDDLLSKQMDEVLHNKDFQKLESTWRGIRFLVERTNFNENIKIVLSDITKEEALEDFDSNLDITQSVMYKQVYSHEYGQFGGEPIGAIIGDYELDKTNTDMTFLNKMSSIAAMSHSPFLTSLSSKFFGLENYAELENIKDMKSMLEGPQYTRWRTFRENEDAKYVGLLATRFLTRSPYLPEDNPIKSFNYRENVEGSHEHLLWGNSAYTFATRLTESFADFRWCGNIIGPKGGGAVKDLPTYLYENYGSVQAKIPTEVLITDRREYELSENGFITLTLRRDSNNAAFFSANSALKPKIFPNTPEGKQAETNFRLGTQLPYIFLISRLAHYLKVLQREEIGTWKERADVERGLNEWLRQYISDQENPPADVRSRRPFRSAKINVNDIPGEPGWYKIELLARPHFKFMGANFELSLVGKLDKE
- the tssB gene encoding type VI secretion system contractile sheath small subunit, whose translation is MAENSVAPKERINITYKTKTNNQEADVELPLKLMVMANLTGYNDTPLEEREVVSINKINFDQVMQKMDIKTNFTVENKLGLGSDEINVELKISNMKDFSPDNIAKQIPEINQLLELRKALVSLKGPMGNIPDFRKAVLDALKDKKTKQELLLEIKDSQDVK